In candidate division WOR-3 bacterium, the DNA window AGCGTTTCAGTTTGGTCGTCATCGATTTTCTCATATTTCAAAAACTGCATTGTATAACTCGCTTTTCCTTTGGTCATGCTTCTTACGCTTGAAGCGTATCCGAAAGTCTTTGACAAAAAAACCTGCGCGTGAATCAGTTTGAATTTTTTCTTATCCTCGATATGGGAAATTTCTGCTGAAATAGAGTGAAGGCTTTTGATAACTTCTCCGAAATAATCATCAGGAGCGAATATTTCAAGACTCATCAGAGGTTCAAGGATAACTGGCTGCGCTGCGGTACAAGCTTTTTCGAAAACTTCTTCTAACGAGGACAGGACAACAGTTTCGTTGACTTCCTCTCCGGTTTCAACCTTTAAAAGTTTGCATTCAACACCCATGAGAGGATATCCAGCCAAAGGTCCTGGAAAATAATAAGTTTTGAAATCCTCTGCATACCCTTCTATTGTTTTTTTGACGGTGTTGTTTCCGAATTCCCAGTCTTTGGGTAGCACAAATACATTTCTGTGATCCTCAAGAGGTTTAACTTCAAGAGTTATTCTAACACTGTATTTCTTTCCTCCCACTGTTTTACTCACATCCGACAAAGCTCTATGATTCTTGCGAATACTCTCTTTGTAAGCCACTCTCGGATTTCCTAATTTTATCGGAATCTTAAAATCTCTTTTCAGCCTTTCCGCCATTACGTCAATGTATAGTTCTCCCATGCCGGATATTATGAGCTGTCCTGTTTCTTTGTCTTCGGTGAAGCGAAAAGTCGGGTCTTCCTGGGTAAACAAATTTAGCGTTTCACACAATTTTTCCAAATGCGCGGAAACCTTCGGCTCAACTGCCACCGAAACAATGGGTTCAGGAAATTCCGGTTTTTCGAGAAGAAAGTCTCTTTCTGTGTCACTCAATGTGTCTCCGGTATATGAATTTTTCAAACCTGTCACGCCAATAATTTCACCCATCATGGCGGATTCTCTTTCAACTCTTTTATTTGCGTATATTCTGAATATTTTCTGTATGGTCTCGTTGCTTTCAGACGAAAGATTTTTCACTGTCTGTTTTGCTTTCAAATTTCCTTCGTAGATTCTGACAAAATGCACTTTACCTACATGCTCATCGAGAAGTATTTTAAAAACAAGACCCAGAAAAGGGTTGCCTTGTTCAAGGGTTATCTTTTCTATTCTTCCGTATCTTTTCTTCATGACTTCAATTTCATTTACATCCAAAGGGGAAGGCAGAAAGTCAATAATCGCGTCAAGCAAGGGCTGGACTCCGATGTTTCTTCTTGAAGCGCCGCACAACACAGGCACTATTTTCCCCGATATGGTCAATTTCCTTATCTCGGATTTAATCAATTCTTTGTCGGCATCTCCGGTGTTGATGAATTGATCGGCTATTTCTTCGTTGTAATCAGCGAGGAAATCAATCAAAGTGTTTCTCTGGAACTCAATTTCACTTGAAAGGCTCTCGTCGGGAACCTTTTCCTTAAAAGTTGATCCATCGCTGGATTTATCCCAGAAGACAACTTTTCTTTCGATCAAATCGATCACCCCTGAAAAATTTTCCTTTTCACCATAAGGCATATTGATGACAACAGGAAATTGGGAGAACTTTTCTTTTATTTCATCGAGGAGTCCCTTGAAATCTGCTCCAGTTCTGTCAAGCTTGTTTACGAAAACTATTCTCGGAATTTTGTAATTGTCAGCTTGAAGCCAAACGGTCTCTGATTGAGATTCTACTCCTTCGACAGCGCTGAAAATCACAACCGATCCGTCGAGGACTCTTAAAGATCTCTCGACCTCTCCCGTGAAATCTACGTGTCCCGGAGTGTCGATGATATTTATATTGGCTTTTTTCCAAATAAGCGACACAACAGCGGAAGTGATAGTGATCCCTCTCTCTTTTTCCTGGTCGAGGTAATCAGTCGTCGCGCTGCCTTCGTCAACTTCGCCCATTTTGTGCGTTTTACCCGAATAATACAACATCCTCTCTGTTGTAGTAGTCTTGCCGGCGTCTATGTGGGCAATCACCCCAATATTTCTTATGCTTCTCATTTTGCAATCTCGTCTTAAAAAAAATGGTAGCACGTAAGATTTTCTTTATCATGCTGCCGCCTTATAAGAGAAAAAATTATTTTACCACATGTAACTGGCAAAAGCTTTGTTCGCTTCGGCCATTTTATGCGTATCTTCTTTTTTCTTAATAGCGGTTCCTTCTTTGTTGCTCGCGGCTATTAGCTCTGCGGCGAGCTTTTCCTTCATAGTCTTTTCGTTTCTTGCTCTTGATGCTGTCAAAATCCATCTTATGGCAAGAGCTATGCGTCTGTTCGCTGGTACATCAACTGGTATTTGGTAGGTCGCTCCACCTATTCTTCTCGGTTTTACTTCCAGGGTTGGTTTTACATTGTTAACGGCTTTTTCGAATATTTCTATCGGATCCGCGATTTTAAGTTTTTGCGCAACTATATCGAGCGCTCCGTAGACGATCGTCTCGGCTGTACCTTTTTTCCCTCTTTTCATGACTACATTTACAAACTTGCTCACCAACTCGCTGTTGAAATTCGGATCTGGTGGAATTGTTCTTTTGTAAGTTTTATGCTTTCTGGACATCAGTTCCTCCGGTTATTTCTTGGCTTTTTTAGTTCCGTAAAGCGATCTTCCCTGCCTTCTACCTTCAACTCCTGCTGAATCCAGGACGCCTCTGACGATATGGTACCTGACTCCGGGCAAGTCTTTTACCCTGCCTCCCCTGATTAAAACAGTCGAGTGTTCCTGCAAATTGTGACCCTCCCCAGGAATATACGCTGTCACTTCGTAACCATTGCTTAGCCTTACACGGGCAACTTTCCTGAGAGCCGAGTTGGGTTTTTTCGGGCTAGTTGTGTAAACTCTGACACAGACGCCTCTCTTCTGAGGACACTTAGTCAGAGCCGGTGCTTTGGTTTTTTTCTCTATTTTTCTTCTTCCCTTTCTCACGAGCTGATTAATCGTGGGCATCTTTTCCTCCAAATAACATCTTTATTTATTTCTGTTCTTCGTTACTGAGTATCACGACAGAGTCTTCTTTCTTCTCCTCGACTTCATCTTCACCTTCGACTCTTATTGTTCGATAATTTTTCAGACCAGTTCCGGCAGGGATCAGATTGCCTACAATAACATTCTCTTTGATCCCTTCCAGAGTGTCTCTCTTACCTTCTATGGCAGCTGATGTCAATACTTTTGTTGTTTCTTGAAAACTCGCTGCAGATATAAAGCTTTCTGCTGTAAGAGCCGTTTTTGTAACTCCAAGCAAAATGTACCTGTATGTCGCGGGTTTGCCGCCGGCTTTGAGTATTCTGCTGTTTTCAAAAGTAACGGTCTTGCTGTCGACAATTTCTCCTTCTATGAGATTTGTGTCTCCTGAATCCTCGATCTTAACCCTTCTCAAAAGCTGCCTTATGATCAAGGCTATATGACGATCAGAAATTTTAACGCCCTGCAATCTGTAAACCTCTTGAACTTCATTCAAAAGAAATTCCTGAACCGCCAATGGTCCTTTCGCCTGAAGTATGTCCGGTGGGAAAACTTGGCCGTCTGTCAACTTTTCTCCTCCTTCGACAAACTGCCCTTCATGGACGAGAATATGCTTGCCGTAAGGGACAAGATATTCTTTGTCGTCGCCTACTTCACTCAATATCTTTATTATTTTCGAGCCTTTGGTCGTGTCCAGAAATTTTACTTCTCCTTTGATTTCCGATATGATCGCAGCATTTTTGGGTCTCCTCATTTCGAAAAGTTCTTCGACTCTCGGCAATCCCGCAGTTATATCCCTGCTTCTGCTGCTCTCTCTCGGTATTTTGCCGATAATATCACCGGGGGTGACTCTTTTACCGTTCTCTACAATTATGTAGGTGCCTATTGGGACAAGAGATACTTGTTTCTTTTTACCCTGTTTTGAAGGTTCAATCTCAATGGCTGGTATTAGTCCTCTTTCTTTGTGCTCAACAACGAGTACTTGTTTTTCTCCTGTCTGAGGATGAGTCTCGTACCTCATAGTCAAATTTTCAATCAAATCCTTGTACCTGACAATACCTTGAGTTTCAGATAAAATCGGATCTGAAAATGGGTCCCACTCGTATAAAGGCGTATCCGTATCTACATACGCGCCTTCTGTCGCCATTAGAATAGATCCATGGGGAATTTTGTGAGCGACCTCACGCTCTCGACCTTTTATAACTATTTCCCCGTTCCGAGAAATTACAATCTTACTGTCGTCAATTTCCTTTTTGATGGTTTTGATTTTTTGAAATTTCACAGCTCCGGATATTATTGATTTGACCACGGATTGCTGAGCTATTCTCGTCGCGGTTCCACCTATATGGAAAGTTCTAAGGGTCAACTGGGTTCCCGGCTCGCCTATTGATTGAGCGGCGATTATACCCACAGATTCTCCAATGGAGACTATTTTTCCCGTGGATAGATCCTTTCCGTAACATTTCTGACACAGCCCTCTCTCTGCTTCGCAAGTCAGCACCGATCTGATTTTAACCTTGTTTATGTTTTTGTATTCAATTTTTAAAGCGAGCTCTTTTGATATGACCTCGCCTTCACGCACTATTATTTCATGGGTTTGCGGGTCTTCGATGTCATCAAGCGCGAATCTACCCTCAATTCTGTCGGAAAGAGGCTCAATTATTTCTCCTCCTTCTGTCAGTGCTTGAATTTCTATACCCTTTATGGTTCCGCAGTCTTCTTCTGTTATAATTACGTCCTGCGCGACGTCTATTAACCTTCTCGTCAAATAACCGGCTTCAGAAGTTTTCAAAGCTGTATCGGTAAGACCTTTTCTCGCTCCGTGAGAAGATATGAAATATTCAAGAACCTTCAATCCTTCTTTGAAATTAGACAAAACTGGAGATTCGATGATTTCTCCTTTTTGTCCGGTTATTTTCTTTTGAGGCCTTGTCATAAGACCTCTGATGCCTGCAAGCTGCCTTACCTGCTCGCGGCTTCCTCTCGCTCCAGAACTGACCATCATGTAGATTGGGTTGAATCCTTCCCTGTCAGAATGGAAGGTTTCTATCATTCGTTCTTCCACTTCATTCGTAGCTTTTGTCCATGCTTCGACCGTTCTCTGATATTTTTCATTTTCTGTTATTTGGCCTTTTCTGAAATTCTCTCTTATTTTCTCGACTTCATTTTGAGTTTTTTTCAGAATGGAAGGTCTCTCGGGCGTATCGACGAGATCCAGCATACCAAAAGTCACTCCTGAAAATGTGGCGTATCTGAAACCCAGATCTTTGAGGTCATCCAGGAAAATAGCTGTTTTTTCGTTTCCAAACATGTAATTTACGTCAGCTATTATTCCGGCTAGAATTTTTTTCTCGATTACCCTGTTATAAAAAGGCATTCCTTCCGGGAGTATTTGATTGAAGATAACCCTTCCTGGGGTTGTCGTGATTATTTCTTTAGTGATTATTTTATCCTCGTCTCTCCCCTTTGAATCCAGGCCAATAATTCGCCCTTCAACCGGAAATTTTATCAACGCGTGAAGATCAATATTGCAGAATTCACGGGCCATTTCAATCTCTTCAAGGCTCGAGAAATGCATTCCTTCGCCTTTTGCTTTGGACTTTTCTTTTGTGAGGTAGTAAACGCCTAGAACGAGGTCTTTAGTAGGAGCGACTATCGGAGTTCCGTTGGCGGGTGAAAGCAAATTGTTGGAAGACATCATGAGCATGTAAGCTTCGGATTGAGCTTCGAAAGAAAGGGGTAAATGGACCGCCATTTGATCGCCGTCAAAATCAGCGTTGAAAGCCGTGCAAACCAAAGGATGAACTTGTATAGCCTTTTCTTCAATCAAAACCGGCTGGAAGGCTTGAATTCCCAGCCTATGAAGAGTCGGAGCTCTATTGAGAAGCACAGGATGATCTTTGACAATTTCCTCGAGAATGCTCCAGACTTCCGGCGATCCTTTTTCCAAAAGCCTTTCCGCACCCTTTATCGACTGAGCGTGTCCTCTTTCTTCAAGTTTCCGGATTATAAACGGCTTATAAAGTTCAAGAGCAATTTCTTTCGGGAGGCCGCATTGGTGAAGTTTTAAGCGTGGGCCTACGACTATTACTGATCTTCCGGAATAATCCACTCTTTTTCCCAGAAGGTTTGACCTGAACCTTCCCTGTTTACCTTTTAAAACATCAGCCAATGACCTGAGAGGTTTGTTTCCTTTTCCCTTGACGTTTTTGGCTCTTCTTGAATTGTCAAATAACGCATCAACAGCGTCCTGAAGCATTCTCATTTCATTTCTGATAATGATGTCGGGGGCTTTGATGCTTATCAGGCTTTTGAGTCTGTTGTTTCTTGATATAACTCTTCTGTAGAGATCGTTGAGGTCACTCGATGCAAACCTGCCTCCGTCAAGGGCGACAAGAGGTCTGAGTTCCGGAGGTATCACGGGTATTACAGTGAGAATCATGTCTTCAGGGTGATTGTTTGAATTTCTGAACGCCTCAACTACTTTCAGTCTTTTGAGCATTTTTGATTTAGCGTCTTCAGATTTTTCAATTTTTATTCTGGACCTTAGATCCGCCGTCAATTTTTCCAGATCAAGATCCTGAAGAGCTTCCCTTATTCCTTGACCGCCTATGCCGAATTGGACGCTTTTGATGGCATTTTCGTCCATTTTTTCTTCTAGTTCGCTTTTCTGTTCTTCTGAGATAAAACCGCCTCTTTTCAAGCCGTAGGGGTTGTCTTCATTCAAAGAGCCTGTATCAAGGACAATGTAAGCTTCATAAAATAAAATTCTCTGGAGCATATCCTGCGTCATGTTGAGAAGCAATGCAATTCTACTCGGAGTCACTTTGTAAAACCATATATGCGCGACAGGAACAGCGAGTTCGATGTGTCCCATTCTCTCTCTTCTGCTCTTGGAACTTGTGACCTCTACTCCACATCTCTCACAGACTACTCCTCTGTACCTTATGTGTTTATACTTCCCGCAATTGCATTCGTAATCCTTCACCGGACCGAATATTTTCTCGCAGAACAGACCTCCCGGTTCGGGTTTCTGTGTCCTGTAGTTAATTGTCTCCGAGTTCACCACTTCTCCGTTAGACCAGTCCCTTATTACCGTCGGGGAAGCTACGCTCAGTTTAAGAAGATCAATGCTTAGATCAGAAGCTTGATCCTTGTTCAATCTCGAAAAATAGTTGTATTTCAATTTACCTCCTCAAGAGATAAAACTATTTTTTACCTTGCCTCTGCTTTTTTTTACCTTTCTCGATTTCAACATTCATACAAAGACCGTTTAGCTCTTTTACAAGAACATTGAAAGAAGCAGGTAATCCGGGCTCTGGCGGATTATCTCCCTTGATGATGCTCTCATACATTTTTGTTCGGCCGTTTATGTCGTCGGATTTCACGGTCAACATCTCCTGAAGAGTGTAAGCCGCACCGTAAGCTTCTAGAGCCCATACCTCCATTTCTCCGAATCTTTGACCCCCGAAATGGGCTTTTCCGCCGAGTGGCTGTTGAGTGATCATGGAATATGGGCCTATGCTCCTGGCGTGTATTTTGTCGTCAACCATGTGCCCGAGCTTCAACATATACATGTAACCAACTGTTATCTCTCCATCGATCAGTTGTCCAGTTACTCCGTCTTTAAGGGAAACCTTGCCCGATTTTGGAAGTTTTGCCTTTTCAAGGAGACCCTCAATTTCATCTACTGAAATCCCGTCGAAAACCGGAGTTGCGATTTTAATATTCAGTTTTTTAGCCGCCCAACCGAGATGGGTTTCTAGAACTTGACCAATATTCATACGAGAAGGAACTCCAAGAGGGTTCAAAATAACGTCCACTGGCGTTCCATCCTCCATGTAGGGCATGTCTTCTTCAGGGACTATTATTGAGACAACGCCTTTGTTTCCGTGTCTTCCAGACATTTTATCGCCTACGGAAAGTTTCCTTTTTTCCGCGACGTATACATCGATTCTTTTTAAAAGACCGTGCGGAAGATCATCTCCTTGTCTGAGAACCTCTACTTCGTTGTTTCTGCATCTTTCATATTCCTGAATAATGTTCTTCGACTCGAAAAGTATTTTAGAAAGTATAGAAATATCGCTTTTAGGTTTATCCATAATCGAGATTTCATCCCAATCGGTTTCTCTTATTGTTTTGGCGGTTATTTTTTTGCCTTTCGCAATTATTGTGTTGCCATGGAAATCTTCTATGTCGTTTTGAAGAATCACTCCGTCAAAAACCTGGACAATCTTGTCTGTCCTCTCTTTTTTATGTTCGTGTATTTTTTTGTTGTAAAAATCCTCGATTTCCTTGATTTTCTTCTCGTTAGTCTTTTTTTCGTTGGTGGACTGGGTTTTTCTGCTCAAAACCTGAACGTCTATCACGACGCCCTGAACCCCAGGAGGAACACGGAGAGAAGTGTCTCTTACATCCGCAGCTTTCTCTCCGAAAATGGCTTTTAAAAGTTTTTCCTGAGGGGTCAACTCGGTTTCGCCTTTCGGCGTGACTTTCCCGACAAGAATGTCGTCCGGGCCAACCTCAGCGCCTATCCTGATTACTCCGCCTTCATCGAGGTTTCTCGTAGCTTCTTCCCCGACGTTCGGTACTTCTCTGGTTATCTCTTCAGGTCCGAGTTTTGTCTCCCTGACTTCAACGTTGAATTTGTTTATCGTCACTGAGGTAAACGCATCTTCTTTTATCAACTTTTCGCTTATGATAATCGCGTCTTCGAAGTTGTATCCCCTCCAAGACATTAAGGCGACTAGAACGTTTCTTCCCAAGGCGAGTTCCCCGCCGTCTGAAGAAGTGCTGTCGGCTATTACCTGCTTTTCTTTGACTTTGTCTCCGACTTTTACTATCGGTCTCTGATTTACACAGGTGTTTTGGTTTGTCATTTTATATTTCTGCAGCTTGTAAACATCCAGATCTTTTTCTCCAAACACTAAGGGCGAAGTTTTATCAGGTTGAATTCTAATCTCTTCAGAATTGGCAAAAACCACTTCTCCTTTTCTCTTTGCGGTTAAAACAGTATGAGAATCTATTGCTACGACCTTTTCTAAGCCTGTTCCTACTAGAGGAGCTTCCGGTTTTACGAGTGGGACGGCTTGTCTTTGCATATTAGATCCCATCAGAGCCCTGTTGGCCTCATCATGTTCCATAAAAGGAATCAGAGCCGCAGAAACACTCAAAATCTGCGCGGGATGAGCATCCATGTAATCGACCTGATCTTTTGTGACAACAGGATAATCATCCATATACCTGGTCACGAGCTCTTCGTTTATCAACTTTCCATTTTCTTCGATAGGTTCGTTTGCCTGCGCGATGATGAATTTATCTTCGGTGTGAGGAGATAAATATTCGTAATCGTTTTGAACTTTGCTTTTTTCAACTTTTCTATAGGGAGTTTCAATGAAACCATATTCGTTTATTTTTGAATACAAAGCTAAAGATGTAATCAGCCCTATGTTTGGTCCTTCAGGGGTTTCAATCGGGCAAAGCCTGCCGTAATGAGAATGGTGAACATCTCTCACCTCAAATCCCGCGGTATCTCGGGTCAATCCATCGGGTCCCAGGGCGCTCAACCTTCTCTTGTGGGTAATCTCAGCCAAGGGATTTGTCTGCTCCATGTATTGAGAGAGCTGACTCAATCCGAAAAACGCCATCAAAGTACTGCTTACATGTCTTGAGTTGAACAGCATCTGGGGTACAATTTTCTTCGGGTCGCTTTCGAGCATCAATCTGTCTTTCAAGCTTTTGACAACTCTGAGCATCGCCGTGTTGAATTGGTCTTCCAACAACTCTCCGACTCTCCTGACCTGTCTGTTTCCGAGATGATCTATATCGTCCACTTCGAGATTTTTGTTTTTATCGAGAAGTCCGAAAAGGTATTCCAAGATGTGCAAAAAGTCTTCAGGGCAAAGTGAAAGGGTTTTTTCATCCGGCACTTTGCCGAGTTTATCTTTCATCATTTTTCTTCCGACAGCGCCCAAATTATACCTTTTCGGAGAAAAATACATGGTGTTAATGAAATCAATCGCGGCTTCGGAATTCGAAGGATCGGTTGTCCTGAGAAATTTGTAAACATATTCTGCGGCTTCTTCTCGGGTCACTCTTTTTTTTGCTTTGGTGAAAGTTTTTTTTAAAACTTCAAGAGCGGGTAAATTTTCTTCTTTAATGATTTTCAATTCTTTTGTTCCGAAAAGATTAAGCATGTCGAGGGAACCGGCTGTCAGTTCAGATCCTGAAAACATGACTGTTTCACCGGAATTGGGATCCAAAATATCCTCAGCTATTACTCTGCCTATAAGTTTTTCAGATTGTTTTCCGCTAAACTTAGCTATTTTAACCGTTTCTGATCCGAAAAATTTTTCGTAGATCTCCCCTTGGTCGCCGAGTCCTATTGCCTGAAGCCAGATTGTCAAAGGGAAGTGCCTTCTTCTGTCGAGGCTTATGCTCAATGTTTCGTTGTGATCAAGGTTTATGTCAATCCAGGTGCCCTTTTGAGGTATTATTTGGGCGACAATCAGCATTTTACCGGTATGGTGGTATTCGACGTTGAAGAACACCCCCGGGCTTCTGTGAACTTGCGAAACAATGACTCTTTCAACTCCGTTTATAATAAAGCTCGCCTTATTAGTCATGACAGGCAGATCACAGAGAAAGACATCCTGCTCACGAATCTCATCGATTGATTCGTTTTTTTTGTCTTTTATCGCAATTTGTAGTTTGATTTTTAACGGTGCTGCGTATGATTTTCCTTTCCTAATGCACTCCTCAGGATTGTACTTAGGTGGGTCTATTTCATAATTGACAAATCTCAGCTCGCATCTGCCCTGTTGGTCCTCGATGGGAAAAAAATCCTGCAAAACAGCCTGTAGTCCGATATTTTTCCTTTTATTCTGCGGAACGCCTTTTTGTATGAAATTTGCGAATGATTCTCTCTGAACATCGAGGAGGTCAGGTATGGGCAAAGGTGCTTTTAATTTACCATAATTAATTCTTTCACCATTTGTCAATTTTACCTCCATGAAAATTATTCAAAGTCAGATAAATAGAAAGAAACATCTCAGGGGGAAAAAACCCCTGAGACACCTCTTGAAGAATATAAAAGCAACATCAAGCCATTCAATAAGGGATATTACCCGGTTTATTTTATCTCTATAACAGCTCCTGCTGCTTCTAACTGTTTTTTCATATCATCGGCTTCTTTCTTTGTAATGCCTTCTTTAATTTTTGCCGGAATACCTTCAACGAGATCTTTAGCTTCTTTCAGACCCAAGCCCGTTATAGCTCTGACTTCTTTGATTACCGGAATCTTTTTGTCTCCGTATTCTTTCAGGATAACATCAAATTCGGTTTTTTCCTCTTGCTCTTCCGCAGACTGAGCAGGCATTGAACCAGCGGCCATTTGGACAACCGGCGCAGCAGCGGACACTCCGAACACGGTTTCCATCTCTTTTATGAGCTCGGAAAGTTCCATTACTGTGAGCCCTTTAACTAGTTCCAATATTTGTTTGGTAGCCTCAGACATCTAATACCTCCCTATTCTGTTTTATTATTTTCTTTACTTTCTTTTATCGCAGTCATGACCCTGAGAAATCCAGACAGAATGTTGTTTCCCACTGCCATAAAACTTGATATTGGAGCCGCAAAAGTCCCCGTCAATTGACCGAGCAGGACTTCTTTGGGCGGAAGATCAGCTATCTTTTCAATCTCTTCTTTCGAAACCGATTTCCCCTCCAGAAAACCGCCTTTGATAATAGGAAAACCAACTTGTGAAAAGTTTTCTTTGATTATTTTCGCCGGTAATACTGGGTCTTGATAGCCTATTGCAATCGCAGTTGGTCCCGTCAGAATTTCTTCCATTCCAGAGAAACCGTTTTTTTCAAGAGCCAATTTCGTCATTGTATTTTTTACAACTTTAAAATGCAATCCGGCATCTCTGACTTTTTTTCTGAAAGACGTCATTTGAGCGACTGTCATTCCTTTATAATCGCTTATATATATAGCTTTCGCGTCTTTCATTTTTTGCATCAGTTCTTCAACTTGATTCATTTTTTCCTGTGTTGGCATTTTACGCTCCTTGCTTTTCAATATCAGCGGGAAGGTTGAATCACGTCCGCAGTGCTGATTTTCACACTCGGACCCATTGTAGGGCTGAGATAAACAGATTTTATAAAAGTTCCCTTTACTGAAGCCGGTTTACTTTTGACAAGTTCTCTTACAAATTCGTTGACGTTATCGAAAAGATTTTCCGTGGGGAAAGACATTTTCCCTACGGGGACATTGATATTTCCGGATTTGTCGTTCTTGAATTCTATTCTGCCTTTTTTAATTTCTTCGACAACTTCCTTGACATTCATGGTCACCGTTCCAAGTTTTGGATTAGGCATAAGGCCTCTTGGTCCGAGTATTTTTCCTATCATACCGACTTTTCCCATCATCTGTGGAACAGCGACGACAGCGTTAAAATCGAGCCAATTTTCTTTTTTGATCTTGTCAATATATTCATCTCCTCCGACGTAATCAGCACCAGCTTCCTGAGCTTCCTGTGCCTTGTCGCCGGTTGCGAAAACCAGCACCTTGACATTTTTGCCTGTCCCGTGCGGAAGAACTACGCTGCCTCTGACGAGTTGATCAGATTTTCTAGGGTCAATGCCTAATTTGATTGAAACTTCAAGAGTCTCGTCAAATTTTGCGTTGGCAAGATTTTTTACCTTCTCCATCCCTTCTTTGAGGAGATACTCCTGTTTAGAAGAGTGTTCTTTTATAAGATTTTCGTACCTTTTTCCGTGCTTCATTTCATCCTTCTTCCACTAATATTCCCATGCTTCTGGCAGTTCCTTTGACCATACTCATAGCTTTTTCAACAGAAGACGCGGTCATGTCTTGGTATTTCCTTTCGGCAATAACCCTGACTTCTTCTGATGATACGGTGGCGACTTTATTTTTATTGGGTTCGCCTGACCCTTTTGCAATTTTAGCGCTTTTTTTCAAAAGCACGGCAACAGGCGGAGCTTTGACCTCGAATGTAAACGTTTTATCCTTGAAAACCGTAATTACCGTAGGCAAAGGCAGAGGATCCTGACCTCCGGTTTTAGCATTGAAAGTCTTGATAAATTCCGGAATGTTCACCCCGGCTTGACCAAGCGCCGGACCCAAAGGGGGTGCGGGAGTAGCTTGCCCTGCGGGTATCTGAAGTTTGATTATCGCCTGTATTTGCTTCTTCTTTGCTTTTGCCATCGAAGTCCCCTTTTTTTATACTGGTTGAGCGTCGATAAAATCGACTTCGACCGGTGTAGATCTTCCGAATATAGTCACGACAACTTTTAATCTCTGTTTTTCCTCGTTGACATTTTCAACAACACCTATAAAATCCGAAAACGGACCGCTTACTATTTTAACGCTGTCGTTCACTGCAAAAGGAGCAGTGAGTTTGACAATCTTATCCCCTTCTTCCCTTAACTGTTTTAGTTCTCCTTCTTCGAGGCTTTTAAGGGGTATCGGATTTTTTCCGCCCAAGAAACTTATTACGTTGGGTAAATCCGTAATCCTGTTTAACACCTCTTTATCAGGTTTCATTCTAATGAAGATGTAACCTGGGTAAAGGTTTTTTGGCTTTACGACCCTTTTGGCTGATTTACTGCTTCTGACGACTTTTGAGCTCTTTTTTATCGGTGTGTAAATCTCGTGAATGAATTTTCCTAATTCCG includes these proteins:
- the rpsG gene encoding 30S ribosomal protein S7, producing the protein MSRKHKTYKRTIPPDPNFNSELVSKFVNVVMKRGKKGTAETIVYGALDIVAQKLKIADPIEIFEKAVNNVKPTLEVKPRRIGGATYQIPVDVPANRRIALAIRWILTASRARNEKTMKEKLAAELIAASNKEGTAIKKKEDTHKMAEANKAFASYMW
- a CDS encoding 30S ribosomal protein S12, with amino-acid sequence MPTINQLVRKGRRKIEKKTKAPALTKCPQKRGVCVRVYTTSPKKPNSALRKVARVRLSNGYEVTAYIPGEGHNLQEHSTVLIRGGRVKDLPGVRYHIVRGVLDSAGVEGRRQGRSLYGTKKAKK
- the fusA gene encoding elongation factor G, producing the protein MRSIRNIGVIAHIDAGKTTTTERMLYYSGKTHKMGEVDEGSATTDYLDQEKERGITITSAVVSLIWKKANINIIDTPGHVDFTGEVERSLRVLDGSVVIFSAVEGVESQSETVWLQADNYKIPRIVFVNKLDRTGADFKGLLDEIKEKFSQFPVVINMPYGEKENFSGVIDLIERKVVFWDKSSDGSTFKEKVPDESLSSEIEFQRNTLIDFLADYNEEIADQFINTGDADKELIKSEIRKLTISGKIVPVLCGASRRNIGVQPLLDAIIDFLPSPLDVNEIEVMKKRYGRIEKITLEQGNPFLGLVFKILLDEHVGKVHFVRIYEGNLKAKQTVKNLSSESNETIQKIFRIYANKRVERESAMMGEIIGVTGLKNSYTGDTLSDTERDFLLEKPEFPEPIVSVAVEPKVSAHLEKLCETLNLFTQEDPTFRFTEDKETGQLIISGMGELYIDVMAERLKRDFKIPIKLGNPRVAYKESIRKNHRALSDVSKTVGGKKYSVRITLEVKPLEDHRNVFVLPKDWEFGNNTVKKTIEGYAEDFKTYYFPGPLAGYPLMGVECKLLKVETGEEVNETVVLSSLEEVFEKACTAAQPVILEPLMSLEIFAPDDYFGEVIKSLHSISAEISHIEDKKKFKLIHAQVFLSKTFGYASSVRSMTKGKASYTMQFLKYEKIDDDQTETLLMKIRGY